In Serinicoccus marinus DSM 15273, the genomic stretch ACCCATGGCCGCGAGCATCCCCGGGGTGGCGACCGAGCCGGGCCCGACGTAGGTGACCATGCCGCCGCCGTAGTCGGAGGCGGCCTCGATGAGCCCGGCCCCGCGGACGTCGGCGCTCATGCCGCGGCCGGGCATCTCGACGTTGCCGTCGACGACCACCGGGTCCGCGCCGTCGGCCCACACGTTGATGAAGCACCCGCCGAGCGTGGAAATGACGCCCGGCTCGGTCACCGTGGCGGTCATCATCGCCGCCACCGCGGCGTCCACCGCGGTGCCGCCGGAGTCCAGGGCGTGCCGGGCGGCCTCGGTGGCGTAGGTGTTGGGGGCGGCGATCGCGGCGGGACGGGTCACGGTCCGATTGTGCCGCAGGGCGAGGGTGCTCCCGCCGGAGGCACTCCGAGCCCGGGCCGGCGGCTCTGGCAGGGTGTGCGGCGTGACGACTGCTCCCGCGCGGCCCGTGGACGGGGCCACCCCGTCCCGCGTCGGCAGGGTGGCGGTCGTGGTGGCCGTGCTCGCGGCCGGCTGTGGCTGGGCGCTCGTGCTCCGCCACGGCTTCCCGCACGGCGACGACGTCCTGCACGCGATGGCCGGGCAGCAGCCGGGCGACGTGCGGACGGTGTCCGGCTGGCTGGCGTCGTGGCGCTTCGACTACTCCTGGCGCAACGGCCGCGCCGCCGACGCGGTGGCCCGTCTGATCCTGCTCGGGGGCCGCCCCGGGGCCGCCGTGGTCGGGGCGCTCGTCATGGTGTTCATGGGGCTGGCCACCTGGCCCTGGCTGCGGATGGCCGGCGGGTCCCGGCGCCTCGTCGCGTCCTGGGCGGCCCTCGGGCTGGCGCTGCCCTTCCTGGCCGTCCAGGCGCACTCCTGGCTGACCGGCGAGGGCCTGCTGTGGGTGTCCGGCCTGGCCAACTACCCGCTCGCGACGCTGTCCTTCCTCGTCGCCGCCGCGGCCGTCAGCGGCGCGCTGGGCGGGCGGGGCGCCTGGCTGGCGCTCCCCGTGGTCCTGTATGCCCACATCGGCCACGAGGTGTCGGCCGTCGCGACCCTCGTGGCCACCCTGCTGGCGCTCGCGCTGCGCCGGCCCGGCCGTGGGCAGCGGGGCACCTGGGCCGCGGTGGTCGTCTCCCTCGCCGGCTTCGCCGTCCTGGCCACCGCCCCCGGGCTGTGGCGTCGGACCACCGAGGAGGACCTCGTGCTGCCGCTGTTGCAGGCGCTGGCGCGCACCACGCTGATGTTCGCCTCCCTCACCCTCGGCTGGTGGCTGGTCCTCGGGACCCTGGCGGTGGTCGGCGCCGTGCTCGCCGGGCGCGGCACCCGCTGGGTCGCCGTCGTGGCCGGCCTGGCCGCCTGGGTCGCGCTGTGGCTCGTCCGCCGCCGGTGGCCCCGGCTCGCCGACCTCTGCGCCGACGCCGACACCGCCGTCCCGGCGACCGCCCTCGCCGTGCTCACCATCGGCGCCGCCGCGGTGCTCGTGGTGAGCGTGCTGGACCTGACCGTCCACGCGTGGGGGGCGCGGGCGGCATACCCCGTCCTGGCGCTGACCGGTGCGGCCGTGGTGGCGGCCGGCGTGCCGATCGTGGCGTCGGTGTGCGGGCAGCGCGCGTTCTTCCTGCCCACCACGGCGCTGGTGCTGGCCGCCGGTTGCGCGCTGCGGCTCGTCCTCGGTGCGCTGGCGGACCGCGGGGTCCGTGGGGAGCGTGCCGCCCGCTCGCTGCTCGTGCTCGGCGTGCTCGGCGCGGTCGTCTCGGCGGGCGCCTACGTCGCGGTCACCTCCTCCCGGGCGGCCCGCAACGCCGCGGCCTACGACGCCTTCGTGACCGAGGTCGAGGCGGCGCGGTCCGCCGGCTCCGGGGAGGTCGTCGTGCCCGAGCTGCCGGAGGAGGGGTATGCCTACCGCCGCGCCTTCTACCTCGCGCGCTACGCCTGCGACCTCCGCCACTTCCACGACCTGCCCGACGGGGTCCTGCTGACCGACCCCGAGCGCCGCGAGGACCGCGCGACCACCCGGACGACCGGCTGCGAGACGACCTGGCAGCGCACCCTCAGCCGGGCGGGGCAGCGGGCTGCTCCCGACCAGCCGTGAGGACGTAGCGGGTCAGGACGAAGGTCAGGGGCACCGCGGCGATGCCCATGATCAGGGTGGCGTAGCGCTCGTCCACGCCGGCGGCCTCGACCAGCAGCACCGAGCCCACCGTCGTGAACGTCAGGTTGACCACGGTCGTGAGGGGGTAGGCGAGGAAGCGGCGCCAGGTGGGGCGCACCCGAAGGTGAACAGGCTGTTGGCGAAGAAGGAGAAGACCACCGCCCCGGACCAGCCGAGCAGGTGCGCCGGGACATAGGGCATACCCAGCAGGAGCAGGCGGTAGAGCAGGTAGTAGACCGCCGTGTTGGCGACCCCCACCAGCACGAAGCGCAGCAGCGACCTCATCCGACCCCGCCGGTGCCGTCGTCACTGCCGCCGTCCTCGTGCCGGATGACCTCGTGCACGAGGTAGCTCGGACGGGCCTTGACCTCCTGGTAGATCCGGCCGACGTACTCGCCCATGACGCCCACGGCGAGCAGCTGGACGCCGGACAGACCGGTGATGACCGCGATCGTCGTGATGTAGCCGGGCTGGGTGACGCCGTGCAGCAGGTAACCGACGAGCAGCCAGACGAGGTAGGCCACGGCCGCCAGGACGGCCCAGCCGCCGAGGTGCATGAGCAGGCGCAGCGGACGGGTGTTGAAGGCCAGCGCCCCGTCGATCCCGTAGTTGAGCAGCGAGCGCAGCGTCCAGGCCGACCGGCCCTCGCCCCGCGAGACGTTGCGGTAGCTCACCGTCGCGGTGGGGAAGCCGACCCAGGAGAAGAGCCCCTTGGAGAAGCGGTTGCGCTCGGGCAGCGCGAGCAGCGCGTCGAGGAACGCCCTGCTCATGACCCGGAAGTCGCCTACGCCGTCCTGGATGCGGACGGTCTCGATGAGGCCGTTGACCAGCCGGTAGTAGAGCCGGGACAGCACCGAGCGCACGAAGGGGTCCTCGGCGCGGTCGCGGCGGGCCACGACCTGCTCGGCGTCGGTCGTCGTGAGCAGGGTGTACATCGAGGCCAGCAGCTCCGGCGGGTGCTGCAGGTCGCCGTCCAGGAGCGCGACCGCGTCCCCGGTGGCCGCCCGCAGCCCCGCGAGCATCGCGGCCTCCTTGCCGAAGTTGCGCGACAGCCGCAGCACCACGGTGGAGGGGTCGGCGTCGGCGAGCCCGCGGGCGAGGTCCAGCGTGGCGTCGGTCGAGCCGTCGTCGACGAGCACCACCTCGAGCCCTCCCGGGCCCAGGCCCAGGCCCGCGGCGACCTCGTGCAGCCGGCCGTGCAGCTCGACCAGGGTGCCCTCCTCGTTGAGGCACGGGACCACGACGGACAGGGCAGGCATGCCGCTCACGCTAGCTCAGAAGAGACGGGCCTCGGCGTCGTCCAGACCGCGCAGCGCCTCGTAGTCGAGGGTGACGCACCGGATGCCGCGGTCGCCCGCGAGCACCCGCGCCTGCGGCTTGATGAGCTGGGCCGCGAAGACCCCCTCGACCGGGGCCAGGTGGGGGTCCCGGTTGAGCAGCTCGAGGTAGCGGGTGAGCTGCTCGACCCCGTCGATGTCGCCGCGACGCTTGATCTCGACGGCGATCGTGGCGCCGTCGGCGTCCCGGCACAGGATGTCGACCGGCCCGATGGCCGTCGGGTACTCCCGCCGCAGCAGCGTGTAGCCGTCGCCGAGGGTGCCGATGTGCTCGGCGAGCAGCGCCTGCAGCTGGGCCTCCACGCCGTCCTTGACCAGGCCCGGGTCGATGCCCAGGTCGTGGCTGGTGTCGGAGAGCACCTCGTGGATCTTCACCCGCAGCGTGTCCTCGCGCTTGGCGTGCGAGACCTGCCAGACCTGCTCCACGCCCTGCTCGGCCTCGACCTCGTCCGGCTCGGTCGTGGCCATCGCGCACGGCGGCGCCATCCAGTTGAGCGGCTTGTAGGACCCGCCGTCGGAGTGGATGAGGACCGACCCGTCGGCCTTGACCATGAGCAGCCGGGTGGCCAGCGGCAGATGGGCCTCGAGGGCCCCGTGGTAGTCCACCGAGCACCGGGCGATGACGACGCGCACGGGCCTCACCCTAGCCGTCGGGACGCGTGACATGATCGCCGTATGCGTCAGATCACCACGGTCGGGGTCATCGGGCTGGGCACCATGGGTGCGGGCATCGTCGAGGTCTTCGCGAGAGGGGGGCTGGAGGTCGTCGGGGTGGAGACCACCGAGGAGCTCGCCGAGCGCGGGCGGGGGATCCTGCAGGCCTCGACCGACCGGGCGGTGGCCAAGGGCAGGCTCGACGAGGCCGGGCAGAGCGAGATCCTGGGGCGCGTCACGATCACCACCCGGATGGAGGACCTCGCCCCGGCCGACCTGGTCATGGAGGCGGTGCCCGAGGTCATGGACCTCAAGCACCAGGTGTTCTCCACCCTCGACGGCATCGTCGCGCAGGACGCCGTCCTGGCCTCCAACACCTCCAGCCTGTCCATCACCGCGATCGCGGCGGGCACGGCCCACCCCGAGCGGGTCGTCGGTATGCACTTCTTCAACCCCGCGCCGGTGCTCAAGCTGGTCGAGGTCATCACGACCGTGCGCACCGAGGACTCGGTGCGGGACGGGGTGGTCGAGCTCTCCGAGCGGATCGGCAAGCGACCGGTGGTGGTCGCCGACCGCGCCGGCTTCGTCGCCAACTACCTCCTGTTCGGCTACTTCGTCTCCGCGCTGCGGATGCTGGAGCAGGGGCACGTGTCGCGCCAGGACCTCGACACCGCGATGCGGGTCGGGGCCGGTCTGCCGATGGGCCCGTGCACCCTCATGGACCTCGTCGGGCTGGACGTCTGCCACCACATCGGCGACGTCATCTACGCGCACAGCCGCAGCCCCATGCACGCGCCGAGCGCGATGCTGGAGCGGATGGTCACCGCCGGCCTGCTCGGCCGCAAGAGCGGAGCGGGCTTCTACACCTACGCCAAGCCCGGCAGCGGGCAGGTCGTGCCCGACACCGACGACGGCTCTGCGCCGGCAACAGCCGCGGTCTCGGCGGTCGGCGTGGTCGGCGCCGGGGAGATCGCCGATGAGCTGGTCTCCCGGCTGCGCGACGGAGGGTATGCCGTGACCCAGGTCTCCGACCCGCAGGACACCGAGGAGCTGCGGGGTCTGGCGCACGTCGGGGTCGTCGTGGAGGCGCACCAGATCGAGGCCGCCGGGTCGCTGGACGAGGAGGAGACCGGGTCGGCGCCCGCGCCGGTGCCGGGGCAAGAGCTCTGGGAGGTCCTGGGCGAGATCTGCGGCCCGGAGACCGTGCTGACCACCGTCAACGAGGACCTCGCCGTGGCCGTCGGTGCGCTGTCCGGGCGACCCGAGAAGGCCGCGGTGCTGCGCATCCACGCGCCCACCGGCAACGGCCAGGCGGTGGAGATCGGGCGCTCGAGCGCGACCGACGACGCCACGGTCGCCACGTTGTGCGCCCTGGTCACGAGCATCGGTGCCGAGCCGGTCGTCTGCCGGGACCGCCCGGGCCTGGTGGTGGACGCCCTCCTCATGCCGCACCTCATGGACGCCGTCCGGATGCTCGACGAGGGCTATGCCGGCGTGGCCGACATCGACACCGCGCTGCAGCACGGGCTGGGCTACCCCGTCGGGCCGTTCGCGATGATCGACCAGATCGGGGCCGAGGAGGTCCTCACCGTGTGCGAGGAGCTCACCGAGGCTGGAGGACTGCCCCGCGAGTCGGTCGAGCCCTCCCCGCTGCTCATCGAGCACGTGCTGCTCGACCGCCCGTTCACGGGCTGAGCGTGCCCCGGTCCAACCGGCCGCGCCGCGGGGGCAGACCCCGGCGCCCGGCCGGGGCGAGCGGCGGGGGAGGTGGCCCGCCGCCGCGCCGCGGGCCGGAGGAGGTCCGCTACGCCGGGCAGGTCTGGGCGGTGCGCCAGGTCCGCCCCAACGACAGCGGCCGGAGCTACCGCTGCCCGGGCTGCCAGCAGGAGGTCGGCGCCGGCGTCGCGCATACCGTCGCCTGGCCGGTCGACGGGATGCAGCAGGCGGAGAACCGGCGGCACTGGCACACCGTCTGCTGGTCCGCCCGCGAGCGCCGCCGCCCCGGCGGCTCCTTCGCCTAGACACATCCCCCACCGAGCGTCGCGAATGGTTGCCCTCGGTCGGGCTGGAGGCGATGGGTCAGAGGTGCTCCTGGCGCGGGATCAGGACCTCTTCGTAGACGAGCAGCAGGCCGGCGGCGACCGGGATGGCGATGAGCGCGCCGAGCACCCCGAGCAGGGTGCCGCCGGCGAGCACCGCGACGACCGTGACCGCACCGGGCACCGACACCGTGCGCTTCATGATGCGCGGGACGATCCAGTAGTTCTCGAGCTGCTGGTAGATGACGTAGTAGACGAGCACGACGAGCGCCAGCGTCGGGGACACGGTGAGCGCCGAGAGCGCCACGATGACCGCGCCGAGGGTGGCGCCGATGAGCGGGATGAGGCCGAGCAGACCGACCGAGACGGCCAGGATCGCGGCGTAGGGGATGCCCAGGACCTGCATCATCAGCCACGAGCAGACCGCGTTGATCGTCGCGACGGTGGCCTGGCCGAGGGCATACCCCCCGACGCGGCGCATGATCTCCTCCGCCAGCCGCACGACACCGGGGCGACGGCTGGCGGGCACGAGGCGGTATGCCCCGTCCTTGACCGCGGGCAGCGTCGCCAGGAGGTAGAGCGTGAGGATCGCCGAGGTGAGGACGCCCACCAGGCTGCCGGCGACCCAGCCGGCGGCGCCGAGGACGCCGCCGAAGAGCGTGGTCCACGTGCCGCGCTCGGTGAGCAGCCGGTCCAGTTCGGTGGTGGCGCGCTCGCTCACCGCGTAGCGCGCGTCGAGCTCGACCAGCCAGGGTGAGCCGGCCAGCTCCTCGACCACCTGCGGCGCGCGTTCGACCAGGGTGACGGCCTGGGCCACCACGCCGGGGAGCAGCGTCACCGCGCTCACCGCGCTCACCGTGACGAAACCCATGAAGACGACGAAGACGCTGCTCGGGCGGCTCACGCCGCGCCGGGTCAGCCCCTCGACCAGCGGGTTCAGCGCCAGCGTGAGGAAGACCGCGATGAGCAGGTAGGTGAGGACCGAGGACAGCCGGGTGAGGTTCTGCACGAGCAGCCAGGCCAGCAGCACCCCGAGCGCCCCGGTGAAGCCGATCGAGAAGGGGGAGGCCCAGAGCATCGGCTGCCGCGAGCGACCTGCGATCTCCTCGCCACGCCGGCCTGCTGGCCCGACGGAGGGCTCGCGCCCTGCCGGACCGATCGCCGGTGCCGCATCGGGGGCCGTCGCGGCAGGGGCACCGGCATGGATCTGCGCAAACAGCTCGGACTGGAGCCGGTTGCTCTCGTCGAGCAGCTCGCGCTGGCGCACCCGGAAGGCCTGCCAGCGCTGGACGGCGCGGACGCCGGCGCGGGGCGCGGCGGCCGGGTTGACCGCCCGGGCCGCCCGGCGCAAGCGGGCCGCCCGTCCCGCGGAAGTGGTCTCGTCGGGCTCGGTCGTCCCGCCCGGAGGCGCCTCCGTGCCCACCTCGCGAGGGCGGATGGGCTCGTCCTGCCCGCGCCGACGCGTCCCGCCCTCGCGCGTCGGGTGCGGGCGACGTGGTGCGTGCTGGGTCGTCACGAGGCGTGGGCGCGGGCGGGGACCTGGGCAGCGACCAGGGGGAGGGCCCAGTCGTCGGCCGAGGCGTGGACCGGCCTGCGGGCGTGACGAACGGGGCTCATGTGACCACCGTAGGGTGCCTGTCCGCCAGCCTCCCGCAGCCGCCCCGGTATGTCGCACTAGCATCCCCGCCATGAGCGATCTGCTGCTGCGCGACGTCCGGGTGGTCGCGATCGACGACGACGCCGCGGCCCCGACCGAGCCGGTGGACGTCCTCGTCCGCGACGGCGTGATCGCCGAGGTGGGTCCCGGCATCACCGGAGCCGAGGAGGTGCCGGTCCTGGACGGCGGGGGTCGCCACGTCGTGCCCGGGCTGTGGGACACGCACGTGCACATGGTGCAGTGGGCGCTGGGCCAGACCCGTCTCGACACCGCGGGCACGGCGAGCCCGTCGGAGGTGCTGGCGCGCGTCGTGGACCGCTTGACCTGGGGTTTCGACAGCCCCACCGGCGTGCTCGTCGGCTGGGGCCACCGGACCGGCAGGTGGCTGGAGCAGCCCACGGTCGCCGCGCTGGACGCCGTCACCGGCGAGGTCCCGGTGGCGCTCATCAGCGGGGACGGGCACCACGGCTGGCTCAACACCCCCGCGCTGCGCCTGCTCGGCAGCCCGCCGGTGGACGGGGTCGTCGCCGAGTCCGAGTGGTTCCCGCTCTACGACCGGCTGCAGCGGCTGCAGGGGCGCACGAGGAGTCGGAGTATGCCGTCACCCGCGCGATCCATGCCGCCCACACCCTCGGGGTGGTCGGGATCGTCGACCTGGAGTTCGGTCGCCCGTGGGAGCAGTGGCGCGAGCGCACCGCCGAGGGCATGCCGCCGCTGCGCGCCCGCACCGGGGTCTACCCCGAGGGCCTGGAGGACGCCATCGCCGCCGGGTTGCGCACCGGCGCCCCCATCCGGGCCACCGACGGCCTGGTCACCATGGGCCCGCTGAAGATCATCACCGACGGCTCGCTCAACACCCGCACCGCCTGGTGCTGCGACCCGTATGCCGACGGCCACCTCCTGCGCGACCCGCCGGGGCGGCGAACTACCCGGTGGAGGAGCTCACCGAGCTGCTGCACCGCGCGAAGGGGGCGGGTCTGGAGGCGGCGCTGCACGCCATCGGGGACGCCGCGGTGGGTGCGGTGCTCGACGCCTTCGCGGCCAGCGGCGCCGTGGGCTCGGTGGAGCACGCCCAGCTCGTCGACCCGGCCGACGTGCGCCGGTGGGCCGCCCTGCCGCAGCGGGTCGTGGCCAGCGTGCAGCCGGCGCACCTGCTCGACGACCGCTCGGTCACCGAGCAGTGCTGGCCGGACCGCACCGACCGCACCTTCACCCTGCGCAGCTTCCTCGACGCCGGGATCGAGCTGACGCTGGGCTCGGACGCGCCGGTGTCACCGCTCGATCCCTGGCAGGCGATGGCGGCCGCGGTGCACCGCGGGCCGGAGGACGGCGAGAGCTGGCACCCCGAGCAGGAGATCACGCCGGGGAGGCGCTCGCGGCCTCCGTCGACGGGCAGCGCGTCCGCGTGGGAGACCGGGGCGACCTGGTGCTGCTCGAGCAGGACCCGCTCCTGTCCTCCGGGACCAGCGCGGAGCGCGCGCGGCGGTTCCGCTACACCCTCGTGAGCGCGACCGTGCTCGACGGCCAGCTGGTGCATGGAGGCTGACCCGGGGTCAGCCGCGGCGCGCGGTTACAGTGGCGAGCCAGGCATACCTGTCACGCACCGCCGGAGGAGTCGCCCCCATGTCCGAGACCGCCATGTCCGAGACCAGCACGCCCGACACCACGTCCGTCCTCGTCGCCGGGGCGCGCACCCCGATGGGGCGGCTGCTCGGGTCGCTCTCCGGCCTGTCCGGTGCCGAGCTCGGCGGCCACGCGATCGCCGGGGCGCTGCAGCGGGCCGGCATCGCCGGCGACCAGGTCGACTACGTGATCATGGGCCAGGTCCTGACCGCCGGCGCGGGCCAGATCCCGGCCCGTCAGGCGGCGGTGGCGGGCGGCATCCCCATGGCCGTCCCGGCCCTCACGATCAACAAGGTCTGCCTGTCCGGCATCGACGCGATCGCGCTCGCCGACCAGCTCGTCCGGGCCGGCGAGGTCGAGGTCGTCGTCGCCGGGGGGCAGGAGTCGATGAGCGCGGCGCCCCACCTGCTGGAGAAGTCGCGCTCGGGCTTCAAGTACGGCGACGTGACGATGCGCGACCACATGGCCCACGACGGCCTGTGGGACGCCTTCACCGACCAGGCGATGGGCGGGCTCACTGAGGCCGCCAACAGCGCCGACGAGCAGGGCCGCTTCACCCGCGAGGAGCAGGACGCCTTCTCCGCTCGCAGCCACCAGCGGGCGGCCGCGGCCCAGGAGAAGGGGCTCTTCGACGATGAGGTGGTGCCGGTCGAGATCCCGCAGCGCAAGGGTGACCCGGTCACGGTGAGCACCGACGAGGGCATCCGGGCGGACACCACCACCGAGTCGCTGGGTCGGCTGCGGCCGGCCTTCGCCAAGGACGGCACGATCACCGCCGGCTCGGCCTCGCAGATCTCCGACGGCGCCTGCGCGGTCGTGGTGATGAGCAAGGCGAAGGCGACCGAGCTCGGTCTGGATTGGATCGCCGAGATCGGGGCGCACGGCATGGTGGCCGGGCCGGACTCGACGCTGCAGAGCCAGCCGGCGCGCGCCATCGCCGCCGCCTGCGCCAAGCAGGGCATCGAGCCGGCCGACCTGGACCTGGTGGAGATCAACGAGGCCTTCGCCGCGGTCGGCCTGGCCTCGACCGCCGAGCTCGGCCTCGACGAGGAGCGGGTCAACGTCAACGGCGGGGCGATCGCGCTGGGCCACCCGATCGGGATGTCCGGGGCTCGCATCCTGCTGCACCTCGCGCTGGAGCTGCAGCGGCGCGGCGGCGGCACCGGTGCGGCGGCGCTCTGCGGCGGCGGCGGGCAGGGTGACGCGCTCATCGTCACCGTGCCGCAGCGGTGAGCGACCCGGCCGACGACGACGGGCGCGTCCCGCAGGAGCAGGGCCGCGCCGATCAGGAGGCCAGGAAGGCCGACGCGCGGTCCGGCTCCTGGGAGATCCGCGAGCCGCGGCCGGGTGACCCGGAGTCGTTCGCGCGCCTGCACGCCCGGGTCTGGCGGGAGACCTACCGCGGCATCATGTCCGACGAGGTGGTCGACGCCCTCGACCCCGAGCAGTTCCGGCCGCTGTGGGAGCAGGTCGCCACGGCATACGCCGAGGATCGGGTCGCCGACGACGGGCGCGGGTTCCTCGTGGCCCTCGTCGAGGGCGAGCCGGCGGGCTTCTGCATGCACGGGCCGTCGCGTGACGAGGACCCGCCCGTGCCGCACCAGGTCTGGTCGCTCAACGTCGCCCCCGAGCACCAGGGCACCGGCCTGGCGCAGGAGCTGCTCCGCCGCGCCCTCGGCGAGCAGGCGACATACCTCTGGGTGGCGCAGGGCAACCACCGGGCCGTCCGCTTCTACGAGCGGCAGGGCTTCGCCCTCGACGGTGCGCAGAACCTCGACGGCCACGAAGGCGTCGTCGAGCTGCGCATGGTGCGCCCTTCCTGAGCAGAAAGGCGCACCCCACCCTCGCCTGAGCAGAGAAGCCTGCCCTCCCCGGGGCCTGAGCAGAGAAGCCTGCCCTCCCCGGGGCCTGAGCAGAGAAAGGTGCCCGAGGCAGGCGCTGCAACCCCTGCGTCGGGCCTGCTTCTCTGCTCAGGCGGACGCGAGCGCTACGGTCGGAGGGTGAACGAGCGACGCACCTTCTACCCCGAGATCGAGCCCTACCGGACCGAGATGCTGGACGTCGGCGACGGGCACGAGGTCTACGTCGAGGAGTCCGGCAACCCCCAGGGCAAGCCGGTGATCTTCGTCCACGGCGGACCCGGCAGCGGCACCAGCCCGAAGCAGCGACGGGTCTTCGACCCCGCGCGCTACCGCATCGTGCTCTTCGACCAGCGGATGGCGGGCCGGTCCACCCCGCACGCCTCGACCACGGTCGACCCGGCGCTGTGGGCGACCAACACCACCGCCCACCTCGTCGCCGACATGGAGCGCATCCGGGAGCACCTGGGGGTCGACCGGTGGCAGGTCTTCGGCGGGTCCTGGGGCTCGTGCCTGTCGCTGGCGTATGCCCAGGCGCACCCGGACCGGGTGACCGAGCTGGTGCTGCGGGGCATCTTCACGCTGCGCCCGGCCGAGCTGTCGTGGATGTACGAGCGGGGCCACCTCGAGCACGTCTACCCCGACCACTGGGCCGAGTTCGTCGCC encodes the following:
- the pip gene encoding prolyl aminopeptidase — its product is MNERRTFYPEIEPYRTEMLDVGDGHEVYVEESGNPQGKPVIFVHGGPGSGTSPKQRRVFDPARYRIVLFDQRMAGRSTPHASTTVDPALWATNTTAHLVADMERIREHLGVDRWQVFGGSWGSCLSLAYAQAHPDRVTELVLRGIFTLRPAELSWMYERGHLEHVYPDHWAEFVAPVAPERRHEMQLAYHELLFDPDPSVHVPAGQAWSGWESRVISVLPDEEGYRKATEPAQAVAFARIENHYFVHGGFLREGALLDQAHTLRHIPTVIVQGRLDMCTPARTAFDLAARLPHAELEVVSDAGHAFSEPGNLDALIRATDRFAT